The sequence aaaccaagatccgctacccacaagttcagaagttgctgtacgcggtgatcctgacgaggcggaagctgcgacattactttgagtctcacccggtaactgtggtgtcatccttccccctgggggagatcatccagtgccgagaggcctcgggcaggattgcaaagtgggcggtggaaatcatgggcgagacaatctcgttcgcccctcggaaggccatcaaatcccaggtcttggcggacttcgtagccgaatgggtcgacacccagctgccgacggctccgatccaaccggagctctggaccatgtttttcgacgggtcactgatgaagacgggggccggcgcgggcctactcttcatctcgcccctcgggaaacacctacgctacgtcctacgcctccatttcccggcgtccaacaatgtggctgagtacgaagctctgatcaacggattgcgaatcgccatcgagctaggggtccgacgcctcgacgctcgcggcgactcgcagctcgtcatcgaccaagtcatgaagaactcccactgccgcgacccgaagatggaggcctactgcgatgaggttcagcgcctggaagacaagttctacgggctcgagcttaaccacatcgctcggcgctacaacgagactgcggacgagctggcgaagatagcctcggggcgaacgacggttcccctggacgtcttctcccgggatctgcaccaaccctccgtcaagatcaacgacacgcccgagcccgaggcaccctcagttcagcccgaggcaccttcggttcagcccgaggcgtcctcggttcagtccgaggtaccctcggcccccgagggcgagacgctgcacatcgaggaggagcggaacgGGGCTACGCCTGACCGggactggcaaaccccgtacctgcaatatctccgccgaggagagctaccccccgaccaagccgaggctcggcgggtagcccaacgcgccaagtcattcgtcttgctgggggatgagaaggagctctaccaccgcagtccctcgggcatcctccagcgatgcatctccatcgccgaaggtcaggaactcctgcaagagatacactcgggggcttgcggccatcacgcagcgcctcgagccctcgtcggaaacgctttccggcaaggtttctactggccaacggcggtggccgacgccactagaattgtccgcacctgcgaagggtgtcaattctacgcgaagcagacccacctgcccgctcaggctctacagatgatacccatcacctggccctttgttgtgtggggtctggacctcgtcggtcccctgcagaaggcgcccgggggctacacgcacctactggtcgccgtcgacaaattctccaagtggatcgaggtccgacccctgaacagcatcaggtccgagcaggcggtggcgttcttcaccaacatcatccatcgcttcgggatcccaaactccatcatcaccgacaacggcacccagttcaccggcgaaaaattcttggatttttgcgaggatcgtaatatccgggtggactgggccgccgtagctcatcccatgtcgaatgggcaagtagagcgtgccaacagcatgattctacaagggctcaagcctcggatttacaacaacctcaacaggttcggcaagcgatggataaaggaacttccctcggtggtctggagcctgaggacaacgccgagccgagccacgggtttcacgccgttcttcctggtctacggggccgaggccgtcttgcccactgacctggaatacggctccccgaggacgagggcctacgacgatcaaagcaaccaagctagccgagaagactcgctggaccagctggaggaggctcgggacaaggccttactacactcggcacggtatcagcagtccctgcgacgctaccacacccgaggggtccgacctcgagacctccaggtgggcgacctggtgcttcgactgcgacaagatgcccgagggaggcacaagctcacgcccccctgggaggggccattcgtcattgccaaagttctgaagcccggaacatacaagctggccaacagccgaggcgagatctacggcaacgcttggaacatccaacagctacgtcgcttctacccttaagatgttttcaagtcgttcatatacctcgcacacacgcaaagtttagtcatcaaggaagggtcggcctcgcctcggcaaagcccgaccctccctcgggggctaaaaggggggaaaccccctctgcgtcaaaattttcctcgaaaaaatatctcttttaccagaatatctttcgtgctttttgactacttcgaaaagtgggtcctggaaacgacggagtacacgtaagcagccaaggctaaccgagccgagggactcctacgcctccgggatacggatacctcactcatcaccttctgcgataagtaactcgcgttcggatacagTGGCTCCACGGATCGAacgagtctttacgttcggaagcccttctgctgAAGCGACCTTTCgaagccttctcgaccgagtcggtgacagggcctcatggacgggtgaaagtacgcgtaagcggcaaggctgaccgagccgagggactcccacgcctccgggatacggatacctcactcatcaccttccgcgagaaacaactttcgctcgcacaaacatccctgttaccgacaaaaagtccagatactcgaaacaagaggaaatgagacgcagctttacaacacagcgagggtgtgtgttctggcctcggcggctgcagaaggcacacgctacaaaacgctttgaccctgcaggctcgggtcttgacgctggaagggggtagCAACACCTTcgacatcgacgacaccttcggcgaggcccgacctagcctcggacggcgacgcggtccgagggtctccgctccgaaggacgacgtcatcaccacgcccgggcaatcgctgccagggacttctccgggaatccggcccgagcgggcgcctcggccggttacccctggggcctcgaccagccatcttccaagggcgccagcacggtccgaggcctcggctgatcaactccggcattgGCCCCGCCGACGGACGACCCggttaggctccggccaaccaggtttcattttcgagccgactccgccactgttcgtactgatactgctacccctggcctcggctcgtcgaagagcggccgaggggtctctttaactaagctagaggagcctcggacagcaaggccgaccgagccgagggactcctacgcctccgggatacggatacctcactcgtcaccttgacacggggcgactcatgcttggtgaagcggttcagataatcgacagacgagtcttagcgctcgaaaatgaggaaaaaacacggctccgtgccgacgttacatacatgttcaggccccgaaagccgcaatgaacaaaaaaccctggcattcgaagtgccattacaaacggaactccggttccgtccccacgGGCACAAACAACCCCACAAGATTGGGGAGCCCGCGGAACGATCGCGGGCCGACGGGTGGCCCGCCGCCGCCCGATCCGGCGACAACGATAACTACCCTCGCCCCGAGCgacgaagcagcttcagcagcaGCTTCGGGGCGGGTGCCGCGGCAGAAGGACTCTCACCCaccgaggacgagaaccagccattcagcccgggagacggagacccagggctactaGCGGAGTTGGCAATCTCATCGGTAGAGAAGCCATCTCCGCCTGCCAACGCCTCAAAGCGCGCCGGCAGGTCTTCGCCCAGGACCGCCCAGAGCGTGGGCGCTGCCCTCACGGTGCGCGGCGCAACTATCGACCGGGCGGAGGACGTAGCGTTGCGTCCTGGCAGAGTAACGGCGGCCCGCctctcccggcatggctggaggaagtctccgtggaGCCGGAGGATGCAGTTCTTCCCCTGGGCGCCAGggaaagaagaaggcaaccgaccCCCGCGGAGGcagcccccgactcgcctcatcctccatcttggcctggatgacgaaaatccttgaggctgaggaaggggcagagaccgcagcccggctcgctttcccccaccatcaagctggaggtcaccatcttgggtgaccgccggtggaggggtgcagccgggctgcatgatgaaaatccttgaagccgaacgatggctgaaaggtaccaactcctgcggagttgcgttcctccaacaacgAGGCGAAAAGGCGGCGgtttccccccatccgggggctcggaaggtggaaagacacggtgcataagggagcaagaagacatggtcgccttccggaaGGGgctgccctccttttaaaggcaactctccctacgtgcgcccccgacCGTCATGGGCTGAATCTTCTCCAACAcgttccaaggccctcccctgcggcgcgggggctgggtcccgcatgtcatgcagaccggctccgagcagaagaagccaaaccgccgcgcatggcgcgcgcaaccgcccagcggttacaagaggccctccacttttgcccagaccaacgggcgaaagaggcaagcagccatgcaggcggcatgcagccgcgccaggtggacacgcttctccgactcccgacacgccagcatggaggccccggcccacgcgtcacgcaaccggcgcgccagatgctgcatgcaggcaactgcaccgccacttgcgtcaccatcgcgcctcttcggttgcggaaccaatgccccgactcgaggcgacccagcggcgccagcctggcgcgacggtcaatgcggccgaaagtgggccggcagtaatgacggtggcaggcgggcgggagcagcggtcacgtcgttagccaggctcacgtcccatctagGGGCAGcaggagagcctcctctcacggcgtgaagacggcgcacccgtgatccgtccctcgaacagctcgcgcacgcgcagcagctgccccgccaactactcgccccgtcgcattaactccgcggttgGATAGGCGGCGCTTGTGGCAAgcgcagcgggcgacgcttcgccttcgccgaaacaaccgcaccaaaaaaggtacgccgcgtcgttcagtttcgtatcctttttcccttttttcctctttctctatctcttgcaacagggaccgggaaagggggataccccgaaagggatccttccccgtgaaggaaccaggctccgagcctcccctactgatcagaggttcgaaggctggccctccgcgggattcaacagtcgcctcagatcgcgtgggccctacacccactactggtcagaggttcgaaggtcggccccccaaagggctccacggccgcctcaggctactcgggctccgcgcccattactgatcaggggttcgaaggctggcccccgaagggttcacagtcgcctcagacgccgagcgagggatgaccaggggtacgttcgatacataaccaaggctcgggctgcgctcccgaggtaccctaggacatttccgagaccagcgggagcgatcttgtaacggaatcccatcggagggaggcatcgagccctcggaccccgtcgccaggggaccgggtccggcagatcacccgcaggtacttttgggcgtgcctctgggcccctagccaacccccaacgaacggggcacggacgtccactcggattacccgcttgcagctcaccggagacaccatgttcgatgcccatcgagggtaacatggcgctctcccccctcctccttgcggaaaggcgacgtaggggcgtatgtaaaaaagccgagtctgtccctgatcgccctctcgccctgtgcagaggctcgggggctgctctcgcaaacccggctccggccaaaccgttgacagcgtcaacataccagcccgagaacttggaccccgaccgtgcacccgggctacggcctgctcgcatgagggaacaaccagaccagccgaagcattacgcaaggcattaagacctcgaaggagtgaaaccactcctccgaggcctcgggggctacacccggcgggtgcgctcgcgcgcacccaccggaacaaaatgcaaccgagaaaggctggtccccttgcgaaaaagtgcgacaaaagcctccaagcgagtgctaacactcccttcgaggctcgggggctactgtcggggaccataattaggggtaccctcaagacgcctaattctcagctggtaacccccatcagcataaagctgcagaggcctgatgggtgcgattaagtcagggatcagtccgtacgagcgactcgatcacgcctcgcccgagcctagcctcgggcaagggcagccgaccccgaggggtttctgtctcgcccgaggccccccctttttaacggcggacacatctccggctcacccgaggacttgccttcgctaagaagcaaccctgactaaatcgccgcgccaaccgaccgagttgcaggaccatttaacgcgaaggccctgccaaaggcgccataagaaactccgctccgcccgacccagggctcggactcgggctaagccccggaagacggcgaactccgctccgcccgacccagggctcggactcgagctaagccccggaagacggcgaactccgctccgcccgacccagggctcggactcgggctaagccccggaagacggcgaactccgctccgcccgacccagggctcggactcgagctaagccccggaagacggcgaactccgctccgcccgacccagggctcggactcgggctaagccccggaagacggcgaactccgctccgcccgacccagggctcggactcgggctaagccccggaagacggcgaactccgctccgcccgacccagggctcggactcgggctaagccccggaagacggcgaactccgctccgcccgacccagggctcggactcgggctaagccccggaagacggcgaactccgcttcacccgacccagggctcggactcgggctaagccccggaagacggcgaactccgctccgcccgatccagggctcggactcgggctaagccccgtaagacggcgaactccgctccgcccgacccagggctcgtacttgggctaagccctagaagacgacgaactccgctccgcccgacccagggctcggacttgggctaagccccagaagacgacgaactccgcttcgcccgaccccagggctcggactccgccctggcctctgccgaacgaccttcgcctcgcccgacccaggagctcgggctcggcctcggccacggaagacagactcgacctcggcttcggaggagccaccacgtcgcccgacctagggcacaggcccgccacgtcaacaggaagcgccatcatcaccctaccccgagccgactcgggccgcagagaacaagaccggtgtcccatctggccagctccgccagataggcaatgatggcgccccgctagccctgtgacgacggcggctctcagctcccttacggaagcagggggacgtcagcaaggattcaaccgctccgacagctgtccctccatcaggcaccgttgctcctccgacagccacgacatcacgccagctgagtgccaagatctctccggctgccacattggcatgtacttagggcgctagctctccctccgctagacacgtagcactctgctacacccccattgtacacctggatcctctccttacgcctataaaaggaaggaccagggccttcttagaggaggttggccgcgcggggacgaggacggggcaggcgctctcttggggccgctcgcttccctcacccgcgtggacgcttgtaaccccctactgcaagcgcacccgacctgggcgcgggacgaacacgaaggccgcgggatttccacctctctcacgcccgtctccggccgcctcgcttccccccttcgcgctcgcccacgcgctcgacccatctgggctggggcacgcggcacactcactcgtcggctcagggaccccccggtcccgAAACGTCGACACTACTGCAGGCCAGGCCAGCCCAGCCAGCGTCGTGTTAACTGTAGCCACGGATCTGATTGGCTGTAGCAACATATTATATTTCAGTTTATATTTCAGCCCAGCCTGGTGATCAAGATCATCAGCGAGGCCTTGTTCTGCACATATTATATTTCAGTTTAGAGTACATATATTTACATATATTTCTCTTTCAATTTAGAGTACATATATTTACATATATTTCTCTTTCTGTCGGTGAGAATATAATCATTGTTCCCCTTGTATATTTACAGGCTTTACATCTCTAGGACACTTTTGCTATTACTATATAAAGTTTTAAACTTAGAAGCCTTTGGCCCAACTTGATGGTAGGCTGTAACCATGCCTAGAACTGTGAGCCATGAGTGATGTCTGCATTTTGTTGGATTGAACCTTGGTCTACGAGTGGGACAAAATGACTGCAAGCACCAACTCTACTTTGTTCTTTGTTTTTATCTATTTAAATCATGTGCAAACTATGACCAACATATTGTCTGTTTGCTAGGACATACAGTTATCTTGTTGAATTGAAACTTTATGTAGACAGGGAACTAAAACTTATTGTCTGTTTGCTACGAGTGTACTAAAGGTTCTTCATGTTCAGAGCAGAAATCTTTATGTATAGCTTGACATTTTAGATGTATGTATAATGGATCAGATTTTCTGCTTTTATTCTTTGGACTGGGGCTAACCGAACAAGGAAAAATAGACAGGGAAAAGGAGGCAGGGAACTAAACCACGTAGGGAAAAAGTGTCAACAGGGGATCCATTCAATCCATATCTGAATTAATTACACTTGAGGATTGAATCCATACCAGCCGAACACAGCCTGATGGGGAGCTAAACTTCAGTCAGTTTGCTTTAGCTCCTAGATCCAGACAAACAGGGctgagtcgattgctccgttcgagAATAGGGATACACGGTAACGGCCCATTGCATACTGGTTGCAAATCATCTTATCATCTAGTATCAAAGGCAAGAGGATAACCAATTTCCACTAAACAGTAATTGTAAACATAGTTTTATTAGAAATTAACCCATTGAAAATATCTATTACACCTGTTGGAACAAATGTTTCCTACAAGACAACAAAAGAATCAATGGACGAGTTCTTGGAAGTTGCTACAAGAGCGATAAATCTGAGAGAAGCCCCACCACCCGGCTTGCAGGATAATAATAGCCTGAAGCAGGGTACAACTGAAATTGGCCGCCACATGGCTCATCCGGTTTTGTCATGGTGAAATTGAACCACGATACACGTGATATTGTCAGCGCTGCCACGAGAATAAGCGATCTCTGTCAATTTCCGAGCTGCAGACTCTGGCGTGTCCTCTGATTTGCCAAGGGAAACGGCTTCCTTTTTTTCATAAAAGCATCAACAACATTGGTATTAATTAAGTGAAGACACCAATATGAGCACAGCTGCCCATTTTGTGAGCAATAAGAATGTAACCCAGAAGCAAGCGGTTAAGGCAGTGAGGTGATGTTTCCATACAATTATACAAATTTACCTAAAAAGCAACTGCCTACTTTGAAGAATGACTGAATAGTGGAAAAGTTATTACCTCATTTTCCACAACATCCCAAAGCCCGTCACTAGCGAGAACCAGGCATTCCAGCTCATCACTGAACTGTTCTTCCTGCAGTTTATTAGAAAAGAACTTCATTAAAGGCCTATTTGGAAGCAcccagtttttaagaaactggtttATAAAAACCGAGGTGGTTCGAAACATACTAGTTTATGTCCCAATTTATAGAAACTGGATTctcagtttcttaaaaaccaatAAGCTAGCATCACCTAGCTAAAGACGGTTTATGAAAACTGAGGTGGTTCCAAACACCATTGACCACTTTTTTTTATAAACCAGTTTCTATAAACTGAAGATAGAAGCTAGATTCTTAAAAACTAGGTTgcttccaaacagggcctaattACCAAGTCCTAAGTCAGTGAGCGAAGTTCTACAGATCGACCAATAAATAAATTCTACATGCGATCAACTGATGGACCAGCAAAAGTAACAATCGCATATTAATGGAACAGCTTCTCTTGCTTCCAATTACATATCAAGGGCAGTCAATAAATAAACTGTTAAATGGTATTCAGGACTGTGGTTTAATTGTACACATAATGACATAACATATACTTTTGCTTTTTTGGCAGTTCTAATGTAACAAAACTGGTCAAAAAACTGGCTTCCCCGAAATTAAGCTGTTAACAAAAAAAGAGACTTGGATTTTTGGCATAATCAAATCACAGATTCTCACCTGAATTTCAGGTTCCGCCACCACATATGGCTTCAGTAAACGATTGCCAAATGCACGAGACATCGCCAATACACCACCTACCCTCCAAGTACCTGGGAAGATGATATGTTTATCATTCAAAGAAAAAAATGATGACTTGAAAAAAATAAGGCTGCTCCACTACAATACCAAGTTTTTCATACTCGAATGGGTGTATGGAAACCTAACATGTTCAAGCTCCCAGGAACACATATGGCTACAGATGAATAGCAGAAGCCTTTTGCAATCTGCCTTGTCAACTACAGCTAATGCAAGCAAATTAGCCCAATGTATAAAAGAACGAAGAGCACATGCTTACCAGCCCAAATGACAATACCACCAGCATTTTCTATTCTCTTTCGCTCATCAATCCTGTTAGGTTTGTGATCTTCTGAAAGTGCCATAGCTATAAAAAAACAAACAGATGAACTGTCAGGCATTTTGTCACAGGGTGGCACAGAATCAAAATTACACAGATTCAATGAGAAACCCTACGAACCAAACTGTCATGGATGGTTCTGTATTAACTACAACAAAGGTTTATGGATTATATATTGGTATGAGAAACAGAGCGATGCCAAGATTTTGCTTTGTGATTTAGATTCAACAGACCAGAGACCATACATCAACTGACAAATGTGACATGGAAATGAAACACAAATACACTACTTAAGATACCTACTTCCAGTATGCAATACCTTTGCCAGCTTTTGAAATAACAGCACGAGAATCACCAACATTTGCAACATACAGACGGTCACCCACCAAAATTGCAGTTGAAGCTGTTGAACCATCATCTCTGAAAGCACTTGCTTCCGATTCCAAGAAATCTGTATCGGTTTTCTGATATGTTTCGCCTGTTTTAAATTCAAGTTTAGCAGATAAACAGGTTGTAGCACCAACAATAATGGCAACAGGAAGTCTACAGTACAGCTGAAGAGAAGAAATACTTATAGCAAGCTTTGTATCCGTCAAGAAATCAGGGTGCTTGAGAAGGTTCTCAAACAAGTGCTCCCTCAAATACTCAGCAGCACGTGATCCACCATGACCTAATCATCAAGACTTTGAAAATAAATAACATGCTAGGCAAAAATAAACACAAAAACAAAGGCCAAGATTGGAGTCCATACCGTCAAAAACACCGAACAGGCTAATAGCTTGTCCATCAATTTCAGTTAGTTTTACATCATAGAAATCCTCCATTGTAGCTCTCTTCCCTCTAAAACTTGAGTATCCACAACTCAGTTTACCATCTTCTCTGTCACAATTTTAATATTGTGTTAAGCAGGGATCATGCCAAACACTCAAGAGTCTCAGAGTGCATCTACAGCAGAAAGGATAAACAAAGGTATCCTTGTACATCAATACATAATTTGAATGTTCAAAGCTATAAACAGTGTTTCTGAGTTGTTCAATTAATCACGATAAGTCAGTCTAATCAGTCCCTTCAGGTTGACAAGGGACACCTAGGCGACTGGCTCCACTAGAAACATAGTCGTTGCCTAATTGCGGTTAGTCATCTGACTCAGGCTGTTCTTTCATGGGCCAGATCAATTGGACTTAAAGGTCGGCTATTGGGATGCAAATTTAGCATGTTAT is a genomic window of Zea mays cultivar B73 chromosome 5, Zm-B73-REFERENCE-NAM-5.0, whole genome shotgun sequence containing:
- the LOC100273148 gene encoding putative protein phosphatase 2C family protein → MVCIGSLLRALVLRAASSAGRRRGPRILCGRATDVRVTPRHGHGWRGFRAVTGRMMLDSSESASSAAAAAAEAGAGAVAGQAQPQRRAVGAVPQAHDGGYASGGWEREDGKLSCGYSSFRGKRATMEDFYDVKLTEIDGQAISLFGVFDGHGGSRAAEYLREHLFENLLKHPDFLTDTKLAISETYQKTDTDFLESEASAFRDDGSTASTAILVGDRLYVANVGDSRAVISKAGKAMALSEDHKPNRIDERKRIENAGGIVIWAGTWRVGGVLAMSRAFGNRLLKPYVVAEPEIQEEQFSDELECLVLASDGLWDVVENEEAVSLGKSEDTPESAARKLTEIAYSRGSADNITCIVVQFHHDKTG